In Finegoldia magna ATCC 53516, a genomic segment contains:
- a CDS encoding glycine/sarcosine/betaine reductase component B subunit, whose amino-acid sequence MRLELGKIFIKDIIFDEGESRIEDHILYLNKKELADVSGVADDEHLESIDFDIAHPGESTRITPVKDVNEPRVKVEGGEIFPGLLNKVDPVGSGKTIALKDIAVVTTGKIVGFQEGIIDMSGLGAEYTPFSKTVNLVVTIEPVEGVKQHNHEAGVRMAGLRITDFIGRLAKDLEADEWETFETLPILEQVKQYPELPKVVYVYMLQTQGLLHDTYVYGVDAKKIIPTFLYPTEIMDGAICSGNCVSACDKNPTYVHLNNGVIRELYKEHGKSINFLGVVITNENVYLMDKVRHSDMTAKLCEFLGADAAIVSQEGFGNPDTDLIMNCKKIEGKGIKTVIITDEYAGRDGASQSLADADPAATAVVTGGNANQFITLPKMDKVIGHIQFVDTIAGGSDGALKEDGTIEVEIQAITGATNETGFNRLTAKTY is encoded by the coding sequence ATGCGTCTTGAATTAGGTAAGATTTTTATTAAAGACATCATCTTTGATGAAGGTGAGTCAAGAATCGAAGACCACATTTTGTATCTTAATAAGAAAGAATTAGCAGATGTATCAGGTGTAGCTGATGATGAACACTTAGAATCAATTGATTTTGATATCGCTCATCCAGGCGAAAGCACTCGTATAACACCAGTTAAGGATGTTAACGAACCAAGAGTTAAAGTTGAAGGTGGAGAAATATTCCCAGGATTATTAAACAAAGTTGACCCTGTAGGTTCAGGTAAAACTATCGCTCTTAAAGACATTGCTGTTGTTACAACAGGTAAAATCGTAGGATTCCAAGAAGGTATCATCGATATGTCAGGTTTAGGTGCTGAATACACTCCATTCTCTAAGACAGTTAACTTAGTAGTAACTATCGAACCAGTTGAAGGTGTTAAACAACACAATCACGAAGCTGGAGTTAGAATGGCTGGTTTAAGAATCACTGATTTCATCGGTAGATTAGCAAAAGATTTAGAAGCAGATGAATGGGAAACATTCGAAACTCTTCCAATCTTAGAACAAGTTAAACAATATCCAGAATTACCAAAAGTTGTATATGTTTACATGTTACAAACTCAAGGTTTATTACACGACACTTATGTTTATGGAGTTGACGCTAAGAAAATTATTCCAACTTTCTTATACCCAACTGAAATCATGGACGGAGCAATTTGTTCAGGTAACTGTGTAAGTGCTTGTGACAAAAACCCAACTTACGTTCACTTAAACAATGGTGTAATCAGAGAATTATACAAAGAACACGGTAAATCAATCAACTTCTTAGGAGTTGTAATTACTAACGAAAATGTATACTTGATGGATAAAGTTAGACACTCTGACATGACTGCAAAACTTTGTGAATTCTTAGGAGCTGACGCTGCTATCGTATCACAAGAAGGTTTCGGTAACCCAGATACTGACTTAATAATGAACTGTAAGAAGATTGAAGGTAAAGGAATCAAAACTGTTATCATCACTGATGAATATGCAGGACGTGACGGTGCTTCTCAATCATTAGCAGACGCTGACCCAGCTGCAACTGCAGTAGTAACTGGTGGTAATGCTAACCAATTCATCACTTTACCAAAGATGGACAAAGTAATTGGTCACATCCAATTCGTTGACACTATCGCTGGTGGATCTGATGGAGCATTGAAAGAAGACGGTACTATCGAAGTAGAAATCCAAGCAATTACTGGTGCTACTAACGAAACTGGATTCAACAGATTAACAGCAAAAACTTATTAA
- the selA gene encoding L-seryl-tRNA(Sec) selenium transferase, giving the protein MGANLQEMFKKLPQVSEILESEEILKAYEEYPEGLIKDSVRESIEFFRNRILNKEEFDFYNKDVIDKAFELMDKNFSPSLKPVINATGVILHTNLGRSLLNEKVVDNLCKIAGNYSNLEYDLDEGKRGSRYVHAVELLKRITKAEDAVVVNNNAAAVFLALNTLAQNKQAIISRGELVEVGGSFRISSIMEKSGAKLVEVGSTNKTHLYDYEDNINEETALIMKVHTSNYSVVGFSESVSGDELRDLCDEKGIHLIEDLGSGSLIDLSKFGLSYERTVKDCINEGIDLVSFSGDKILGGPQAGIIVGKKELISKIKKNQLLRAFRVDKFTLGALEETLKFYLDDEKAIANIPTLKMISMPKEEILRKAEKLKSMIEKEVELNMEIVESQSEVGGGAYPLDKLNSYSIAVKPEMKVSEFERRLRLSDEHIIGTVHDDTFFMDLRCVFEKDFERIVNVIKSNIL; this is encoded by the coding sequence ATGGGAGCTAATTTACAAGAAATGTTCAAGAAACTTCCTCAAGTTTCAGAAATTTTAGAATCCGAAGAAATTTTAAAAGCTTATGAAGAATATCCTGAAGGTTTAATTAAAGATTCTGTAAGAGAATCTATAGAATTTTTTAGAAATAGAATATTAAATAAAGAAGAGTTTGATTTTTATAACAAAGATGTTATTGATAAAGCATTTGAACTTATGGACAAAAATTTTTCTCCATCATTGAAACCAGTAATAAATGCAACGGGGGTTATTTTACATACAAACCTTGGTAGATCATTGTTAAATGAAAAAGTTGTAGATAACTTGTGTAAAATCGCTGGAAATTATTCTAACTTAGAGTACGACTTAGATGAAGGCAAAAGAGGCTCCAGATATGTTCACGCTGTAGAACTTTTAAAAAGAATTACAAAAGCCGAGGATGCTGTAGTTGTAAACAATAATGCAGCTGCTGTTTTTCTTGCTTTAAATACTTTAGCTCAAAACAAACAAGCTATCATAAGTAGAGGAGAACTAGTTGAGGTTGGTGGATCTTTTAGAATATCTTCAATTATGGAAAAATCCGGTGCTAAATTAGTGGAGGTTGGTTCAACTAACAAAACACACTTATACGATTACGAAGATAATATTAATGAAGAAACTGCGCTTATCATGAAAGTTCACACTTCAAATTATTCTGTAGTAGGATTTAGTGAGAGCGTAAGTGGAGATGAATTGAGAGATTTGTGTGATGAAAAAGGCATACATTTAATAGAAGATTTGGGTTCAGGTTCTTTGATTGATTTGTCTAAGTTTGGACTTAGTTACGAGAGAACTGTCAAGGATTGTATTAATGAAGGAATTGATTTGGTATCATTCTCTGGTGACAAGATTTTAGGTGGACCTCAAGCAGGAATTATAGTTGGAAAGAAAGAATTGATATCTAAAATCAAGAAGAATCAATTGTTGAGAGCATTCAGAGTTGATAAGTTTACATTAGGTGCTTTGGAAGAAACTCTCAAATTCTACTTAGATGATGAAAAGGCAATTGCAAACATCCCAACTTTGAAGATGATATCCATGCCAAAAGAAGAAATTCTTAGAAAAGCTGAAAAACTTAAATCTATGATAGAAAAAGAAGTGGAACTTAATATGGAAATTGTAGAATCTCAAAGCGAAGTTGGCGGTGGAGCATATCCATTAGACAAATTAAATTCGTATTCTATTGCCGTTAAACCAGAAATGAAAGTATCGGAATTTGAACGTAGACTTAGATTATCTGATGAACATATCATTGGAACTGTTCATGACGACACATTCTTCATGGATTTAAGGTGTGTTTTCGAAAAAGATTTTGAAAGAATTGTAAATGTAATTA
- a CDS encoding GrdX family protein has product MLLITNNEFFKDAIKWNDVTVEYIDIDYIGILKKARDLIHQNYRLVTHPLYGSVKPNETVFRSVILEKGDKFDTDSLMMIEESINTATKFMNISKPKRWPPEILDDFRVVDFDIISQTLDRILI; this is encoded by the coding sequence ATGTTATTAATCACAAACAATGAATTTTTTAAAGATGCTATCAAATGGAATGATGTGACAGTTGAATACATTGATATCGACTACATCGGAATTTTGAAAAAAGCACGCGATTTAATTCATCAAAATTATCGCCTAGTCACTCACCCACTTTATGGATCAGTAAAACCTAACGAAACTGTTTTTAGATCCGTTATTTTGGAAAAGGGTGACAAATTTGATACTGATTCTTTGATGATGATTGAAGAATCTATCAACACTGCAACTAAGTTTATGAATATTTCTAAACCAAAGCGTTGGCCACCTGAAATCTTAGATGATTTTAGAGTTGTCGACTTCGACATAATCAGTCAAACTTTGGATAGAATATTAATATAA
- the trxA gene encoding thioredoxin TrxA, whose amino-acid sequence MLELDKKTFEPEVLEAEGLVFVDFWSDGCEPCKALMPGVHELAEKYGDKIKFCSLNITSARRVAIKQQVLGLPTMLMYKDGQKIDEINKDDANLENIEAMIQKHYN is encoded by the coding sequence ATGTTAGAATTAGACAAGAAAACTTTTGAACCAGAAGTATTAGAAGCTGAAGGATTAGTATTCGTAGACTTCTGGAGTGACGGATGTGAACCATGTAAGGCACTTATGCCAGGCGTTCATGAATTAGCTGAAAAATACGGTGACAAAATTAAATTCTGTTCACTAAACATTACTTCAGCTAGAAGAGTTGCTATCAAACAACAAGTATTAGGATTACCAACTATGTTAATGTACAAAGACGGTCAAAAAATTGATGAAATCAATAAAGATGACGCTAATTTGGAAAACATAGAAGCAATGATCCAAAAACACTACAACTAA
- the grdA gene encoding glycine/sarcosine/betaine reductase complex selenoprotein A, translating to MGFLENKKVIIIGDRDGIPGLAIETCVNTVPNTEVIFSSTECFVUTSAGAMDLENQKRVKDFAEQYGAENVVVLLGAAEAEAAGLAAETVTAGDPTFAGPLAGVELGLLVYHVVEEECKEQFDADVYDEQVGMMEMVLDVDEIAEEMNDIRSDYCKFL from the coding sequence ATGGGATTTTTAGAAAATAAAAAAGTTATCATAATTGGAGACCGTGATGGAATTCCTGGTCTTGCAATTGAAACATGTGTAAACACAGTTCCTAACACAGAAGTAATTTTCTCATCTACAGAATGTTTCGTCTGAACTAGTGCAGGAGCTATGGACTTAGAAAACCAAAAGAGAGTTAAAGACTTCGCTGAACAATACGGAGCTGAAAACGTAGTGGTTCTTCTAGGTGCCGCAGAAGCTGAAGCTGCAGGTCTTGCAGCTGAAACAGTAACAGCAGGTGACCCAACATTCGCAGGCCCATTAGCAGGCGTTGAACTTGGATTGTTAGTTTACCATGTTGTTGAAGAAGAATGTAAAGAACAATTCGATGCTGACGTTTATGATGAACAAGTTGGTATGATGGAAATGGTTCTTGACGTTGATGAAATCGCTGAAGAAATGAACGATATCAGAAGCGATTATTGTAAATTTTTATAA
- the grdB gene encoding glycine reductase complex selenoprotein B, whose translation MDKIRVVHYINQFFAGIGGEEKADTKPFIAEQLPPISAQLDSKLGDEFEVVRTVVCGDSYFGENMEAAQKEVLDMIKEANPDFVVTGPAFNAGRYGVAAGTVAKAVKDELNIPVLTGMYPENPGADMYKKDVYIVETKNSAAGMRDAMKKISKLGPKVAKGEEIGSPKEEGYIERGVRVNFFADKIGSQRAVEMLIKKINGEEFETEYPMPAFDRVEPGKAIKDLSKARIALVTSGGTVPKGNPDHIESSSATKYGAYDFHGIDDLTSENSETAHGGYDPVYANEDGDRVTPIDVMREFEREGVIGSLHETYYTTVGNGTAVANADAFGTEIGERLLADNVDAVVLTSTUGTCTRCGATMVKAIERTGLPVVHICTVTPISLTVGANRIVPAIAIPHPLGNPALTKEEEYSLRKKIVMKALNALTTEVEDQTVFED comes from the coding sequence ATGGATAAAATTAGAGTTGTTCATTATATAAACCAATTCTTCGCTGGTATTGGTGGAGAAGAAAAAGCTGATACAAAACCATTTATAGCAGAACAATTACCTCCTATCTCAGCTCAATTAGACAGTAAATTGGGAGACGAGTTCGAAGTAGTTAGAACTGTAGTATGTGGTGACTCATATTTCGGTGAAAATATGGAAGCTGCTCAAAAAGAAGTATTGGATATGATCAAAGAAGCTAATCCAGACTTCGTAGTAACTGGTCCTGCATTTAACGCTGGTAGATACGGTGTTGCTGCTGGTACTGTTGCAAAAGCAGTTAAAGATGAATTAAATATTCCTGTACTAACAGGTATGTATCCTGAAAACCCAGGTGCAGATATGTACAAAAAGGACGTATATATCGTAGAAACTAAGAATAGTGCCGCTGGTATGAGAGACGCTATGAAGAAAATTAGTAAATTAGGACCTAAGGTTGCTAAAGGAGAAGAAATCGGCTCTCCTAAAGAAGAAGGATATATCGAAAGAGGAGTTCGTGTTAACTTCTTTGCAGACAAAATCGGTTCTCAAAGAGCTGTTGAAATGCTTATTAAGAAAATTAATGGCGAAGAATTTGAAACAGAATATCCAATGCCTGCATTCGACAGAGTTGAACCTGGTAAAGCTATCAAAGATTTATCAAAAGCAAGAATCGCTCTTGTAACTTCTGGTGGTACAGTTCCAAAAGGAAACCCAGACCACATCGAATCATCTTCAGCAACTAAATACGGTGCTTATGACTTCCACGGAATCGATGACTTGACTTCTGAAAACTCAGAAACAGCTCACGGTGGATACGACCCAGTATACGCTAACGAAGATGGAGACAGAGTTACTCCTATCGATGTTATGAGAGAATTCGAAAGAGAAGGAGTTATCGGTTCATTACACGAAACTTACTATACTACAGTAGGTAACGGTACTGCCGTAGCTAACGCTGATGCTTTCGGTACTGAAATTGGTGAAAGATTATTAGCTGACAACGTAGACGCAGTTGTTCTTACTAGTACCTGAGGTACTTGTACACGTTGCGGTGCAACGATGGTAAAAGCAATTGAACGTACAGGACTTCCTGTTGTTCATATTTGTACAGTTACTCCTATCTCATTAACAGTAGGTGCTAACAGAATTGTCCCAGCTATTGCTATTCCTCACCCATTAGGAAACCCAGCATTAACTAAAGAAGAAGAATATAGTCTTCGTAAAAAGATTGTTATGAAAGCATTAAACGCTTTAACTACAGAGGTAGAAGACCAAACAGTTTTTGAAGACTAA